The genomic DNA caaaagatgAAACCCGCAGTAAAGAGAAACTTGACCTGTAGTAGGAAGCAGTAGGTCCCAAATTATGAAGAAATGCATGCACTCAACTATACCCtccctcaattttttttgaaaaatttgaaataaaaaataatcccaGAATACTCATAAATTTTACGATGGCTCAATTGTCTGTTGTCGATAAATTACAGAAAACCCGGTGTTGAATatgagatattaattttttttatatcattagaCCCTCAGGGACATGaatgagaaacaaaaaaaatttatttaactctaCTACTGTTGGTACCGCGACTTTGAATGTCATCTATATTAAATTTGCAgctaaaatgattttttttttagtcatatTCATTGGCGGAAGTAATTTATCTATACTACGTTTTGATAAATTGAAATCCAAAAAACTTGGAGGTTTAGTGGTTGATGATTTTACTTTCAGACAGTAGTAAAATTCTCATCTCCATGACATTTGACATTTAacagaatttttaaactgaccGCACGttaaaggtaaaaaaatttcaagtccgtcgatttgttttttataaaaatcaaaagtttATGAGTAATCCTGAGTCGAAAcacaaattctagtttagtcctcaaaagcctcaactcctttgatattttatttgccgtccagaaagtaactctactttagtactcaaaatcctcaatgagaactatgagatttttaattataataaagtcctcaaaattctcaacgaatgaaaagttatagttcggactttaaaaaatttgtgatagaaaagggaggggagagaatacgtcgaatgagacttttgaggttcaaatgtggATCAAATTATTCTcgtatgttttgagtattttgaggctctaatccagatcATGTTATTCCaatttagtcctcaaagtggtaaaattggtcgtaactactacttttaggactaaactaggataactttctatactgttgtcaatcttaaaagtctaaatcaatcctcaaaaacctcattgaaaACTTTGAGACTTGAATCcgagtttgttttttgactcgggatttagaaaaaatgaaaatgtcgttgattaattcgaaaaaaaaattaattaaaaataaattgtaattcaagatgataaaaatagtgaaataaataaataacaatgataaaatcaacgtaattaattgatctttattaattaatatataatatgcattatcattattatatttatttatgaagaCAGAATATATTGCATCTATATTTTACGTTAcatcaaatataatttatttataatttcaataaaattacaatccaTAAACAAATTTcatcatatagatatattaatatatttcatatttattttgccATTCAGTTTTTTTCTCCGGGGTCATCACTACGTTGTTGTCAttcgttaatttttaatattacaattatttattattttattaattcaccTCTGCCTTATATACATCCATTTTAAACTCCAGTTCATttaatatgtattatatatattttaaataatatataaatataatatagaattatttatagtttttttttctttatcaattCTTCTAATCAATCTACATAAATCTGTAAATCATCAGCACATATTACTttcttatttcatttttatcacaTACAATTAAAAGTATATGCAACTTAATagtcttttaaaataaattaaaaatattattatcattaaataaaaattcgataatTCATAGCAAAGCCACAGGTCgttatttagaatttttttttcttaccatACTTTAgtcaacatatattttatttggataTATGGTTTTTTATGAAAGTACAGTAAAATACAAGATAGGAGggattaaatatttgtatatataattacatatatttacttttatcatatattaaaaaaaagcatcTTCAGTCAAAACTtctaatttcaattatttttatcactaaatcattaaaaaatatgaattttcaataaactgaagaaaaaaattcatatctgatagtatatgactttttttaaaaccataTCTGATGGAATTGACAGATAGTTCTATGAAATCATTGTCAAGAAGGAAATAAATCAtgatatgaatatatatgacaATATATGATTGGATATGACAGTCATCCATATATGAtcgtatataaaaatttactgtatATGATATTTGTCAAACGTTATGTCAAAAACCGATTCATAGTTAATAATCATATATTGCGATTTTGCTGTTCAGATACAATCACATACGATcatatgacaaactaatatcGAGACGATTGGCAACGGAATATTAAGAGACCATATACAATCATATGCAGTTTTATTTGATCATATATGGCTTTGTGTGGTTTTCGAATTTAGAACCATCATATATGTCATACATTCAATGTTTATATTTGTTCTATaccgaatatatttttttatgcatgatcataaaatcagaaattgattttatatgattatatatgaaaaattggaattaaatgaatgaaaatttttgtgaaaatttgaaagattttttcaaagtatttatatgatttatatggtTTCTTAGAACGTCGTTACACATAATTGGATATActttagggtggtcgttaaaaattaaattttctcagacgtCCGATATAAagcttttttttagtgaaaaaatacgtggggaatttggttttttcgttttaagtaaaaagaacacgtgtcGCAgaacgatcaaagttcatttttcgatacaattgcggttttttttttaatatctcatgaaatatgcagattaaaggaaaataCCATAGacacaattttgtaggaaattaaatttttgataaaaaaggtcatgttcattttttttataaaatgtgtatttatgaagatatttttaaaaaacttttttagatcttatcaattaaGGATTTTAAGGATAACGAAtgtttaaaataacatttttttttatatatagacagcttcgtaactcgtaacatatcaatcattaatgcttGTTACAGTTTCTATCTACTTAgagaaatgttattttcaaaatttgtaatccttgAAACGCCAATTcatcagatctaaaaaaagttttttcaaaatatcttcataaatacacattttataaaaaaaatgaacatgaccttttttgtcaagaattttatttcctacaaaattgttcctataattttttcctttaatctgcatatttcatgagatattaaaaaaaaactgcgattgtatcgaaaaattaactttgatcgtcctgcggcacgtgttctttttacttgaaaagaaaaaatcaaattccccacgttttttttcactaaaaagaagctttttctACGGcgcctgaaaaaatttaatttttaacgaccaccctaatatacttaaataaaaattgttccTCTTCCAGCCTAGAGAATATTAATATGTTTTAAATCACATATATTTAACCGATGTTCCTATTAGTGGGAACTATTAGTTTAAGTAATCAATACTTTGTCccaattaaacaaataatggATGTAGAAATCAAtaactgataatatttataaataaatacaaagatATTAGTAAagtagaataataaaaaagacgaaatataaaataagtaattaatagtttGTGTGACTGAAGTATGGTACcagttattaataaacattgttgtaataaatgtattaattatCTGAAGTTTCGAATTTAAACATCTTCGTTTCAACCACGGATTCCTATCATACAATGACACAGataggttttatttttttatatttaatatatatttatatttataatataataactaGTAGTAACattcagagaaaaatatagtgcctattttttttttctaagttcataaaatttataattcttctaatttttttacccgggaaaaaatactcagatatgattatatctcaaatatatatatatatgagtactCATAACATCAAAGATATACGATCATATTCAGTCATATATGGATCtaaatgatcatatatgaccatacatgttcatatatgatcagataaattaattttttcagttattagtattcatatatttatagatatcaCGCacaatatcatatataattatatccgatatcatatatgaccatatatgatgAAATTgtatgtagcagacatcagacaaatttaaagttataaataaataaagtaaataattaatgaaataaaatttttaaaaaatgcgcatttaaaaaattttgaaattagtgagtgcgttttttacaaattttatttttttcaaatatttactctttttatttgtaattttaaatttctctgatgtctgctacattcacacgcgtcatatttgaatattttcgcTCGGGTATAGTctatttcaattcattttttcaaacaaagaAACAAACAAGTAGTGATACAGtaacgtaaaatatttattattttaaaagacaATTAATACTGACACaggtttattattaaagaaaGTATCTAacgtatttataaatttgtcaaaggttttattaatttttcgtggatttatttattttattttccagatttcaagtaaataaatataagacaATTTTCCATATTACTGGTTATCTGTGGaaaatattaagtaattagtattattattattatggattttaattattcataaatatgtaaataaattggtAGTAAtcaattagttaaaaaaaatatatttttttaaataattgacttACTGAATTTAGaagaattttcatttttaatatcaataatcctctcattattatttttattgttattttttttatcaaagccATTAGTTACTGATTTATCggtattatcaaaattttgtgataCCCACTTTTTACCGCGTACACCGACAAATTTACCACGAATTTCCCatcgtggaatttttttacctcTCATACCAAAAAAACCATAGGATGATCTTTTGTCAAAATGTAAGGGGGTGTCAATAAATCTTGaatctgtaataaaatttcaattatttttacacagctagaaattttgtgttgaattcAACACAAATGGTCTGTTGCAAACGgtctacacaaatttttgtattaattcAAGACATTGCATTTGTGTTgatctttaacacaaattttatattaaataaaattgaacacgTAAAATCTGTtcttttgacagaaaatttgtgtacatTTAACAGAAcatttgtgtaaatttaacacatttttcgtgttaaaatcaactaataaacataaacacataacctacacggaaaaaaatgaacaatataaattgagaatgacaagtaatataatgataaagtgatcagtaaataccgtcattctaaatagtaattttttcgtttatgattaaaacgtgaataattacaggataagtatgaaaatttattgtctatgtaaaaaaaattactatttgaactttaaaaatcgtaactgatacttagaaaatagacgatacgtattataaaatttactatttgaatgttaaaattccccatattgacaaccgggttccgggttataattttaaatagtaatttttaaagttttttttttccgtgaaccctagcagatccgaattacggaaattaccgtaatttacgataTTCGGCAGAATTACTGTAACTTACAGTAAAATACGGCAAtctaccgtaatttgccgtaaattacggtaaaatccctcaaattacggtaaaataccgtacTTTGTCGTAGTTTGCCGTAAATTATGGTAATTCTGTTggataccgtaaattacggtaatttaccgtaattcagaTCTGCTAGGGTAACAAACTCAAGTATACTGATCTACCTTTAGTAGAACTTATATCAATTTAGCGAACAATTGAACCGGGTCAAAAAGGTATGAAAgttatctaaatttaattgtaaaatgtatatcccgtgtaaaaaaaattgttaagaaaaggtcaaaaaagtgttgactattctaaacttcaaaacgtgacacaaatacgaactttttttgaacgctttttaaacttttaaaaattcaagagaaatatcaataaatatcctcacattattaagatatgctgaaacgaaaaacgttcagaaatagttcaaaatcagttttttctgaacgtattttgcactgaaaaatgttaatttgtagTATCAtgtcaaatgtttttttctgtgtgttttcagaagtttgaaaattgtttaaaataagttcgtcattgtgtcaagttttgaagtttagaatagtcaacacttttttgaccttttttcaacaattttttttttacacgggatatttaattgtaaataaattataatccaaaTTTCTCTTCAGACAATGCTGCTACAATGCTTTGCTTGTTTATAGTAATGAAGAATCGCGCGGAAACGTTTAGTCAAACaatacaaattttgtgttaattttcgaataacacaAGAAATGTGTTACATTCTAGATTTTCTGAtcaattaacataaaaaacctgttaaagtaaaataacacaaacggtttgtgttgaattaacagatttctgtgctaaaaatcaacacaaaaaatttaaccaaataattttttaacacaaatacacaaaatttctgACTGTGTAATTTAGATTGCGATCAATTTTGTAATCATCAAACAGAAAAGTCATTTTTGATCTCTATCATTTACTAAATTATCGATTGTACAGACAGGactcaatataatttttgataggaaatttaatgccttGCAAAATTAAGTTACttagaaaattataagaaaaattgagacaaaaataattgataagatgaaaattttcttctgaATGTCAAAttaaaggatttttttttcaacttgtgATAATACTTCTACAATTAAATTAGTAATGgacgtataaaaaaactataacagtaaaatttaagtgtaaattgtaataattaccCAACGATTTAGGGCTGTCGTGATAACCATTGATATCATAAAAACCAGGGACATTTCTCTTTCCTCTCATTCCAACAAATCTCATATCTCGTTTGCAGCCGTCCTTTTTACCCCGTGTACCTTGAAATCCCACGGGAGCTCTTTTCTCATACTCACTTGGGTCCACAGGATactcataataattttctgcttcattttttttgcctCTCATGCCCTAAAGTACAAAAGAACCCAATAGTTAAAATATCCAAGGCTTCATTCTAAttcaaagaaaattcaaaattctccTATTGTTTTCTTCCGAAATTTGTCAGGTCTTACGAGGTCTTTACTGAATAACTTAAGAAATTACCGTGCATTAGCAAATTTGTAAGTACAATAGACTCAAGACAAATTCATGAATGAAAGGTCTGATTATGAATGAAGGAATGTTTTATGCAACAGGTAGATGgaagtgaaaatttaaatggatCGCGTTATAGTGCTGGGAAAATaagagtataaataaatatatgtgtgaaACTGGATTATTCAatgaataagtgaattttttcaggGGAGTAAGTACCTGGAAGCCCATTATAGCCTTTTTTTGAAGCTCCTGGAGTTCATGGAAGAGAGCTTTCTTTCCACGCATTCCTTGAAACCCCATCGGGGCCCTTTTCTCCCactcaaaattttcgtatTCGTCTTTTTTGCCTCTCATTCCTTGGAAACCCATCGCAGATGCTCGTTTTTCGTAATCATCTAAATAATCATTGAGCGACGTTTTGTCTGATGGAATCCCGTAATACTCAGCCCTTTTTTCGATTTCATCTAAAAtctgttttcaaaaattcaaatatttatcgtttattttttaaaataattttaaaaattatttgcccgagttactgataaaaaaaagttttgctTTTGTCAGTAGGACCCAAAGTTTCCTTTTCTcagtaactaaaaatatttaatgatttattaaatgatttacttcttcaattgatttttttccgCGCATTCCTTGAAATCCCATCATCGCACGCTTGTAATATTCGTCTTCCAACGGCGCATCTTTTTTGCCGCGCATCCCTTGAAAACCCATCGGGGCCCGCTTGTCATACTCATCATCATGATAAAATCCGTCATTAAAATCATCAGTTAGTGATGATAAATATTCATCTTTTTTTCCACGCATTCCTTGGAAACCCATCGGGGCgcgtttttcaaattcatagTCTACCAAATTTTCCATTGAATCTGGGCCCGTTGGGTCTTTTTTTCCTCTCATGCCctaagcaaataaatat from Microplitis mediator isolate UGA2020A chromosome 7, iyMicMedi2.1, whole genome shotgun sequence includes the following:
- the LOC130670892 gene encoding tachykinins isoform X1; amino-acid sequence: MYVGSIIVSVLLVTKIIAEDTAFNNNNNDIITNENDNVLKKRVSAMGFQGTRGKKDANNLDDDEFSKRAAMGFQGMRGKKDPTGPDSMENLVDYEFEKRAPMGFQGMRGKKDEYLSSLTDDFNDGFYHDDEYDKRAPMGFQGMRGKKDAPLEDEYYKRAMMGFQGMRGKKSIEEILDEIEKRAEYYGIPSDKTSLNDYLDDYEKRASAMGFQGMRGKKDEYENFEWEKRAPMGFQGMRGKKALFHELQELQKKAIMGFQGMRGKKNEAENYYEYPVDPSEYEKRAPVGFQGTRGKKDGCKRDMRFVGMRGKRNVPGFYDINGYHDSPKSLDSRFIDTPLHFDKRSSYGFFGMRGKKIPRWEIRGKFVGVRGKKWVSQNFDNTDKSVTNGFDKKNNNKNNNERIIDIKNENSSKFNNQ
- the LOC130670892 gene encoding tachykinins isoform X2, with amino-acid sequence MYVGSIIVSVLLVTKIIAEDTAFNNNNNDIITNENDNVLKKRVSAMGFQGTRGKKDANNLDDDEFSKRAAMGFQGMRGKKDPTGPDSMENLVDYEFEKRAPMGFQGMRGKKDEYLSSLTDDFNDGFYHDDEYDKRAPMGFQGMRGKKDAPLEDEYYKRAMMGFQGMRGKKSIEEILDEIEKRAEYYGIPSDKTSLNDYLDDYEKRASAMGFQGMRGKKDEYENFEWEKRAPMGFQGMRGKKALFHELQELQKKAIMGFQGMRGKKNEAENYYEYPVDPSEYEKRAPVGFQGTRGKKDGCKRDMRFVGMRGKRNVPGFYDINGYHDSPKSLDSRFIDTPLHFDKRSSYGFFGMRGKKIPRWEIRGKFVGVRGKK
- the LOC130670892 gene encoding tachykinins isoform X3, with product MYVGSIIVSVLLVTKIIAEDTAFNNNNNDIITNENDNVLKKRVSAMGFQGTRGKKDANNLDDDEFSKRAAMGFQGMRGKKDPTGPDSMENLVDYEFEKRAPMGFQGMRGKKDEYLSSLTDDFNDGFYHDDEYDKRAPMGFQGMRGKKDAPLEDEYYKRAMMGFQGMRGKKSIEEILDEIEKRAEYYGIPSDKTSLNDYLDDYEKRASAMGFQGMRGKKDEYENFEWEKRAPMGFQGMRGKKALFHELQELQKKAIMGFQGMRGKKNEAENYYEYPVDPSEYEKRAPVGFQGTRGKKDGCKRDMRFVGMRGKRNVPGFYDINGYHDSPKSLDNQ